The following coding sequences lie in one Bartonella sp. DGB1 genomic window:
- a CDS encoding phage portal protein, translating to MAILDFFRKKKTEDKFIPVIDLFNAHNICNNSPLKISAGWACINLIADTIATLPIEILTRDKQGIEIDNKDSVLYDLLKFSPNEHQTKEDFFACIVVSLELFGTAYIKKTIAGNKLISLIPLKFDDVSRVTENEQIYYYHKTEKLTSADIIEIKGRGGGIVKAWQPLFFGKGIFEHASASEEVARKFFINGLMSQYALEFTQDLTKEQYQEVKQYLAELAPLGENGGKPPVLPPYTKLTSLQANFSESQMLESRIFAVEEICRFFGIPPHMVGAPFKGSSLGGGIEATNAMFLQYCLRGRIKRIESAFEKSLFNLSERKQGYRIKFNFEGLLRADSKTRAENYQKMLASGVMTINEARALEGLSPVTGGDIPRMQMQYVPITQNPMEATDGNKGN from the coding sequence ATGGCTATATTGGATTTTTTTAGAAAGAAAAAAACAGAAGATAAATTTATACCTGTAATAGATTTATTCAATGCACATAATATTTGTAATAATAGTCCATTGAAAATATCTGCGGGCTGGGCATGTATTAACCTTATTGCAGATACTATAGCTACTTTACCAATTGAGATTTTAACAAGGGATAAGCAAGGCATTGAGATTGATAATAAAGATAGTGTTTTATATGACTTGTTAAAATTTTCGCCTAATGAACATCAAACTAAAGAAGATTTTTTTGCTTGTATAGTTGTTTCGTTAGAATTATTTGGTACTGCTTATATTAAAAAGACTATAGCTGGAAATAAATTAATCTCTTTAATACCGTTAAAGTTTGATGATGTTAGCCGTGTTACTGAGAATGAGCAAATTTATTATTATCATAAAACCGAAAAATTAACCTCTGCTGATATTATCGAGATTAAAGGTCGTGGTGGCGGTATCGTTAAAGCTTGGCAACCATTGTTTTTTGGCAAGGGTATTTTTGAACATGCCAGTGCAAGCGAAGAAGTAGCAAGGAAGTTTTTTATCAATGGCTTAATGTCTCAATATGCTTTGGAGTTTACTCAAGATTTAACTAAAGAGCAATACCAAGAAGTAAAACAATATTTAGCTGAATTAGCTCCTTTAGGTGAAAACGGTGGTAAACCGCCTGTTTTACCACCTTATACAAAGCTTACTTCTTTGCAAGCTAATTTTTCAGAAAGCCAAATGTTAGAGAGCCGTATTTTTGCGGTTGAAGAAATTTGTCGTTTTTTTGGTATTCCTCCACATATGGTAGGTGCTCCTTTTAAGGGTAGTTCATTAGGTGGTGGAATTGAAGCTACTAACGCTATGTTTTTACAATATTGTTTACGTGGACGTATTAAGCGAATTGAGTCAGCTTTTGAAAAATCCTTATTTAATTTATCTGAACGTAAGCAAGGTTATCGGATTAAGTTTAACTTTGAAGGTTTATTAAGAGCCGATAGTAAAACCCGCGCAGAAAATTATCAGAAGATGTTAGCTAGTGGAGTTATGACCATTAATGAAGCTAGGGCTTTAGAAGGTTTATCTCCAGTTACAGGAGGCGATATTCCTAGAATGCAAATGCAATATGTTCCAATTACTCAAAATCCAATGGAGGCAACTGATGGAAACAAAGGCAATTAA
- a CDS encoding terminase TerL endonuclease subunit, which yields MINHIFCLVPKKNSKTTGGAAIMLVNLILNERPNAEMLIVAPTLDIAKISFEQLCGMIEIDTYLSNLFHITYHKREIKNLQTGAVLRVKSFDVKTLTGVKPVAVLIDELHVIASLPQAERVITQLRGGMASVAEGFILTITTQSDQAPKGVFKEQLQVARKIRDGEIRDTRTLPILYEFPQEVQSGDDEQWRDVNLWKYVTPNLGLSVNLDFLKEAFNEADRAGEASLNRFLSQHLNVQIATDLTGEVWGVAPYWKDCIDYSLASVENLLAKSDKVTIGIDGGGLDDLLGLCVLGLNSSTGKYYSYFHALADRIILERRKDIAVQLTDFEREGSLSFYNKSGEETSFIVNLVKQVNASGKLPAIAGIGVDSAGISSVLLELQNAGFTITQNGVAGAVTAVPQGYKLSGTIQEIEKLIKDKNLFHSGSLLMEWVIGNAKLEQRGSAVYITKKISGRAKIDPLIGLFNAHHILMSQLMDVRSNSMNHFLDVFSGG from the coding sequence ATGATTAATCATATTTTTTGCCTTGTACCTAAGAAGAATAGTAAGACTACTGGCGGTGCGGCGATAATGTTGGTTAATCTGATTTTAAATGAGCGCCCTAATGCAGAAATGCTAATAGTAGCTCCTACATTGGATATAGCCAAGATATCATTTGAACAATTATGCGGAATGATTGAAATAGATACGTATTTAAGTAATTTATTTCATATTACTTACCATAAGAGAGAAATTAAAAATTTACAAACCGGAGCAGTTTTAAGAGTTAAAAGCTTTGATGTTAAAACCCTTACCGGAGTAAAACCTGTTGCCGTATTAATTGATGAATTGCATGTTATTGCTTCTTTGCCACAGGCTGAACGAGTTATTACTCAGTTACGTGGTGGTATGGCTAGTGTTGCAGAAGGTTTTATTTTAACTATTACTACGCAAAGTGACCAAGCTCCTAAAGGAGTATTTAAAGAACAGTTACAAGTTGCTAGGAAAATACGTGATGGTGAAATAAGAGACACTAGAACCCTGCCAATATTATATGAATTTCCGCAAGAGGTTCAATCAGGTGATGATGAGCAATGGCGCGATGTTAATCTTTGGAAATATGTAACACCTAATTTAGGTTTATCCGTTAATTTAGATTTTTTAAAAGAGGCTTTTAATGAAGCCGATAGAGCAGGTGAGGCTAGTTTAAATCGTTTTTTATCACAACATTTAAACGTGCAAATTGCTACTGATTTAACCGGTGAAGTTTGGGGAGTTGCTCCTTATTGGAAGGATTGTATAGATTATTCGTTAGCCTCAGTTGAGAATCTTTTAGCCAAAAGCGATAAGGTAACTATTGGTATTGATGGTGGTGGTTTAGATGACTTACTAGGTTTATGTGTGCTTGGTTTAAATTCCTCTACAGGTAAATATTATAGTTATTTCCATGCTTTAGCCGATAGGATAATTTTAGAACGTCGTAAAGATATAGCAGTACAATTAACTGATTTTGAGCGGGAAGGTAGCTTAAGCTTTTATAATAAAAGCGGTGAAGAAACTAGCTTTATTGTTAATTTAGTAAAGCAAGTTAATGCTAGTGGTAAATTACCTGCTATTGCTGGTATTGGTGTAGATAGTGCCGGTATTTCTAGTGTTTTATTAGAATTACAAAATGCAGGTTTTACTATCACTCAAAATGGTGTAGCTGGAGCTGTTACTGCAGTTCCGCAAGGTTATAAATTAAGCGGTACTATTCAAGAGATTGAAAAACTTATTAAAGATAAAAATCTGTTTCATAGCGGTAGCTTACTGATGGAATGGGTTATTGGTAATGCCAAATTAGAACAACGTGGCAGTGCTGTTTATATTACTAAGAAAATCAGCGGTAGAGCGAAGATTGACCCGTTAATAGGTTTATTTAATGCACATCATATATTGATGAGTCAATTAATGGATGTGCGGTCTAATTCTATGAACCACTTTTTAGATGTCTTTAGTGGGGGTTAA
- a CDS encoding HNH endonuclease — translation MEWLSLRKQALKRACYKCSWCNSTKRLYVDHIKEIKDGGSRTDLGNLQVLCASCHNKKTSLAKKMRQNN, via the coding sequence ATGGAGTGGTTATCATTACGTAAGCAGGCTTTAAAGCGTGCATGTTATAAGTGTAGCTGGTGTAACTCCACCAAACGTTTATATGTTGACCATATTAAAGAGATAAAAGATGGTGGAAGCCGTACAGATTTAGGTAATCTGCAGGTTTTATGTGCTTCTTGCCATAATAAGAAAACCTCCCTGGCTAAGAAAATGCGACAAAATAATTAA
- a CDS encoding bifunctional DNA primase/polymerase, whose translation MEKLKEQNYLSAVTLAKAGYYIFPCRGKGKRAKAPLLKQSWRAISTLDLEQIKLWWDNYPDAIPAIDLGKSNLIVLDADKKANVDGVANLLELFKHYEYDISNIFTVITANNGIHFYFKQPKDVMLGNATGDLPQGVDVRGAGGYVIASGAILEDGKKYIAKGSFTNIVTLPNWIKDIITKPKPAVKHVTRVKKPSVSSLLDDNFRRYVDKLVAEEMQQLRYSATGTAINKLSTSAFNLGTLVGAHVLSKIEAISKLEHNSFYLGLKAKDVLATINLGLQAGIRKPRDLNVDI comes from the coding sequence ATGGAAAAGCTTAAAGAGCAAAATTATTTATCCGCTGTAACATTAGCAAAAGCAGGTTATTATATCTTTCCATGTAGGGGAAAAGGTAAGCGAGCTAAAGCACCTTTATTAAAACAAAGCTGGCGCGCTATTTCAACCTTAGATTTAGAGCAGATAAAACTTTGGTGGGACAATTACCCAGATGCAATACCAGCTATAGATTTAGGAAAATCTAACTTAATAGTGTTAGATGCTGATAAAAAAGCTAATGTTGATGGTGTGGCTAATCTATTAGAGCTATTTAAACACTATGAATATGATATTAGCAATATTTTTACAGTTATTACAGCTAATAACGGCATTCATTTTTATTTTAAACAACCAAAAGATGTAATGCTAGGTAATGCTACAGGAGATTTGCCTCAAGGGGTAGATGTGCGTGGTGCCGGTGGTTATGTTATTGCTAGCGGTGCTATTCTGGAAGATGGTAAGAAATATATAGCTAAGGGTAGTTTTACTAATATTGTTACTTTGCCTAACTGGATAAAAGACATAATCACAAAGCCTAAGCCCGCTGTTAAGCATGTTACTAGAGTTAAAAAGCCATCTGTAAGTTCTTTGCTTGACGATAATTTTCGTCGCTATGTAGATAAATTAGTGGCTGAGGAAATGCAACAGCTTCGTTATTCCGCTACTGGTACAGCTATTAATAAGTTATCTACCTCGGCTTTTAATCTTGGTACCTTGGTTGGTGCTCATGTGTTAAGTAAGATAGAAGCTATATCAAAATTAGAACATAATAGTTTCTATTTAGGATTAAAGGCTAAGGATGTATTAGCGACTATTAACTTAGGTTTACAAGCTGGTATAAGAAAACCACGTGATTTAAATGTGGATATATAA
- a CDS encoding DUF1376 domain-containing protein, protein MSANNKTPWVRWFASDWRAGVASMTAVEKGVYISLISLMYDKQSPITKDFKRLAYDAGCTVKTFIKALDFLLEDGKIIVTSDDKLWSTRVGEELSVSIEKKAEISEKRSLAGKFGAEVKKQNQAKNNFANDLLQANDKQNQANQNQNQNNKKPNTKVFVKKAKIPPDDFNIFWEEYPHKVGKSVAIKAYSLARETVTCDVILDGLRRYKQSKPESYQWLNPSTFLNQKRWEDEPAKVINLPVTSWNNDHKRQAETVKDMDFSKVFTDFGQKEQVNATG, encoded by the coding sequence ATGAGTGCAAATAATAAAACACCGTGGGTTAGATGGTTTGCTTCTGATTGGCGTGCTGGTGTGGCTAGTATGACCGCGGTTGAGAAGGGGGTTTATATTAGTTTAATATCATTAATGTATGATAAACAATCACCGATAACTAAAGATTTTAAAAGATTAGCATATGATGCAGGTTGTACAGTTAAAACATTTATTAAAGCTCTAGACTTTTTATTAGAGGATGGCAAAATAATAGTTACTTCTGATGATAAATTGTGGTCCACAAGAGTTGGAGAAGAGCTTAGTGTCTCTATAGAAAAGAAAGCCGAAATCAGCGAGAAACGTTCACTTGCTGGTAAATTTGGAGCTGAGGTTAAGAAGCAAAACCAAGCAAAAAATAATTTTGCTAACGATTTGCTACAAGCAAACGACAAGCAAAATCAAGCTAACCAGAACCAGAACCAGAATAATAAAAAACCAAATACTAAAGTATTTGTCAAAAAAGCAAAAATCCCTCCAGATGATTTTAATATTTTTTGGGAAGAATATCCGCATAAGGTCGGTAAGTCAGTAGCTATCAAAGCTTATAGCTTGGCTAGGGAGACGGTAACTTGTGATGTTATTTTGGATGGTTTGCGACGATACAAGCAATCCAAACCTGAGAGTTATCAATGGCTTAACCCTTCAACATTTTTAAACCAAAAGCGTTGGGAAGATGAACCAGCAAAGGTTATTAACTTACCCGTTACTAGCTGGAACAATGACCATAAGCGACAGGCTGAAACAGTGAAAGATATGGATTTTAGTAAGGTTTTTACTGATTTTGGACAAAAGGAGCAAGTAAATGCAACAGGCTAA
- a CDS encoding helix-turn-helix domain-containing protein → MKHLITSPEDIGFTLDKVRKQQGLSLEDLEGLSGCSYSSLYQWRVGNKEPKLKTILKMTTALKVKVIFEVGNTEQK, encoded by the coding sequence ATGAAACATCTTATAACCAGCCCTGAAGACATCGGCTTTACTCTTGATAAAGTACGTAAGCAACAAGGGTTATCCTTAGAAGATTTAGAAGGCTTGTCTGGCTGTTCTTATTCTTCATTATATCAATGGCGTGTAGGTAATAAGGAACCTAAGCTAAAAACAATTTTAAAAATGACAACAGCCTTAAAGGTAAAAGTAATTTTTGAAGTAGGGAATACTGAACAGAAGTAA
- a CDS encoding helix-turn-helix domain-containing protein: MLNKFLKDNRLSQKDFACLIGVSQASVSYYLTRERLPKPAVIKKIFEVTEGQVTPNDFYNLTSPQDNSCVGEIQPKVE, translated from the coding sequence ATGTTAAACAAGTTTTTAAAAGATAATAGACTGTCACAAAAAGATTTTGCGTGTCTTATAGGCGTCTCTCAAGCATCTGTATCGTATTATTTAACAAGGGAGCGGTTACCTAAGCCTGCAGTTATAAAAAAAATATTTGAGGTTACGGAAGGGCAGGTAACCCCTAACGATTTTTATAACCTAACGTCCCCGCAAGATAATAGTTGCGTTGGCGAAATACAACCTAAGGTTGAATAG
- a CDS encoding helix-turn-helix domain-containing protein → MSNNIIKDLRARKKLTQKDLAEKVGASQSQINYLEKGERKITKEWADKLAPALDTTPATLLSSAFGIIKEEESRLLALFKDLKDEEKSMFLNFLENYKNTIKK, encoded by the coding sequence ATGAGTAATAATATTATCAAAGATTTAAGAGCAAGAAAAAAGCTAACTCAGAAAGATTTAGCTGAGAAGGTAGGAGCTTCCCAAAGCCAAATAAATTATCTGGAAAAGGGTGAAAGAAAAATAACAAAAGAGTGGGCTGATAAGCTAGCTCCCGCCCTAGACACAACCCCAGCGACCTTACTTTCTTCCGCCTTTGGCATAATAAAAGAAGAAGAAAGTCGTCTTTTAGCTCTATTTAAAGATTTAAAAGACGAAGAAAAGTCTATGTTTTTAAATTTTTTAGAAAACTATAAAAATACCATAAAAAAATAA
- a CDS encoding recombinase RecT, with the protein MTHSPLALMAQKYNFSPEKFKETVVKTCMSGDPKPEEFHAFISVANEYGLNPLTKEIYAFPKRGGGIMPIVSVDGWVKIIHSNNKFDGLQFRDNLDENGKLISITCCIKLANVTMPIEVTEYLSECMQNSDTWKKYPSRMLRHKALIQCARYAFGYSGIFDEDEAHRINQPVLEVTTIDIEKIQQIKNLLKATAIDENTILEHFNIASLEELTETQAEIALKKLQKSQKKLTKDNNSYLEYKDATE; encoded by the coding sequence ATGACACATTCACCTTTAGCCCTTATGGCACAAAAATATAATTTTTCACCTGAGAAATTCAAAGAAACAGTAGTAAAAACATGTATGTCAGGAGACCCTAAACCAGAAGAATTTCACGCTTTTATTTCAGTAGCAAATGAATATGGTTTAAATCCCCTAACTAAAGAAATTTATGCCTTCCCTAAACGGGGCGGTGGTATTATGCCAATCGTATCTGTTGATGGCTGGGTCAAAATAATTCATTCTAATAACAAGTTTGACGGGTTACAATTTAGAGATAATCTAGACGAAAATGGTAAGTTAATCTCTATAACCTGCTGTATAAAATTAGCAAATGTAACCATGCCAATAGAGGTAACTGAATATCTAAGTGAATGTATGCAAAATAGTGACACTTGGAAAAAGTACCCTTCTCGCATGTTACGTCATAAAGCCTTAATTCAATGTGCAAGATATGCTTTTGGTTATAGCGGTATCTTTGACGAAGATGAAGCCCACCGTATAAATCAGCCAGTGTTAGAAGTTACAACAATTGATATAGAAAAAATACAACAAATTAAAAACTTACTAAAAGCTACAGCTATAGATGAAAATACTATCTTAGAACATTTTAACATAGCTAGCTTAGAAGAATTAACAGAAACCCAAGCGGAAATAGCTTTAAAGAAATTACAAAAAAGCCAAAAGAAGTTAACCAAGGATAACAATAGTTACTTAGAGTATAAAGATGCAACAGAATAG
- a CDS encoding lambda exonuclease family protein, with product MQQNSAEWFQARLGKVTASRIYDIIASQKNGEPLKKYSDYKMQLLSERLTGQIFSQPTNKYMDWGVEYEAQAKEEYKFLNDVVITECGFINHPTIAMSGASPDGLINADGLIEVKCPQSTTHLDFLLNDKIKPEYIAQMQWQMACTDRAWCDFVSFDPRFEGKSAGLRIKEKRILRDDNFIAEITVKVSKFLQEIKDMETQLKETQ from the coding sequence ATGCAACAGAATAGCGCAGAATGGTTTCAAGCAAGGCTTGGTAAAGTAACAGCATCACGTATTTACGATATTATTGCTAGCCAGAAAAATGGAGAGCCTCTGAAGAAATATTCTGATTATAAAATGCAATTGTTAAGTGAAAGGCTAACAGGGCAAATATTCTCACAACCAACTAATAAATATATGGACTGGGGTGTAGAATATGAAGCACAAGCTAAAGAAGAATATAAATTTTTAAATGATGTTGTAATAACTGAATGCGGTTTTATAAACCACCCTACTATAGCTATGAGTGGCGCAAGTCCTGATGGATTAATTAATGCAGATGGACTTATTGAAGTTAAATGCCCTCAATCTACCACACATTTAGATTTTTTACTTAATGATAAAATCAAACCCGAATATATAGCACAAATGCAGTGGCAAATGGCTTGCACAGATAGAGCTTGGTGTGACTTTGTTAGTTTTGACCCACGCTTTGAAGGTAAATCAGCAGGTTTAAGAATTAAAGAAAAGCGCATATTACGTGATGATAATTTCATCGCCGAAATAACAGTAAAAGTTAGTAAATTTTTACAAGAAATAAAAGATATGGAAACACAATTAAAGGAGACGCAATAA
- a CDS encoding single-stranded DNA-binding protein: protein MYGLNRVTLIGHVATDLTFFELKSGIKLLKFRLVTSERWKDKDGEVNEQLEWHTIAVFNDALINLANNLLEKGDGVMIEGRLHTRNWKDKEGHKHTTAEIILDKYSGKLVLLRKKDIQND, encoded by the coding sequence ATGTATGGATTAAATAGAGTTACCTTGATAGGACATGTTGCAACAGATTTAACCTTTTTTGAACTTAAGTCTGGAATAAAACTGCTAAAATTTCGTTTAGTTACTTCTGAGAGATGGAAAGATAAAGACGGAGAAGTTAACGAACAGTTAGAATGGCACACTATCGCTGTTTTTAATGATGCTCTTATAAATTTAGCAAATAACCTTTTAGAAAAAGGCGATGGTGTGATGATTGAAGGTCGACTTCATACCAGAAACTGGAAAGATAAAGAAGGTCACAAGCACACTACCGCAGAAATCATCTTAGATAAATACTCAGGTAAATTAGTGTTATTGCGTAAAAAGGATATTCAGAATGACTGA
- a CDS encoding helix-turn-helix transcriptional regulator encodes MTEKLTNVKEADKLLNAREVASMLNICVTTIYAHMKKGNFPQPVQILNSTRWKLSDIEEYINSQPRGVRTQ; translated from the coding sequence ATGACTGAGAAACTAACCAACGTAAAAGAAGCTGATAAATTACTCAACGCAAGAGAAGTAGCCTCAATGCTTAATATATGTGTGACTACAATTTATGCTCATATGAAAAAAGGCAACTTTCCTCAACCAGTCCAAATATTAAATTCAACGCGGTGGAAGCTATCAGATATAGAGGAATATATAAATAGCCAACCTCGCGGAGTAAGAACTCAGTAA
- a CDS encoding phage antirepressor KilAC domain-containing protein, whose product MDNQLMEIKQTQIANDTIQTVNARELHEFLQIGKDFSTWMTDRINQYNFKEGEDFVCSPILGSKGRGGHNRKEYHLTLDMAKELSMVERNDKGKEARQYFIRCEKKLKQPNTANITEVLNNPDNLKALLLDNVNKVIKLQEIVKEQEPKVKALEHLTRADGLLCITDTAKVLNMRPKDLFQYLQKHNWIYKRAGTSNFIPYQDKLKSGLMDCPTTTIHRPDGSEKIIAQAKITTKGLAILSEKLQATQVA is encoded by the coding sequence ATGGACAATCAATTAATGGAAATCAAACAAACACAAATAGCTAACGACACAATACAAACTGTTAACGCTCGTGAATTACATGAATTTTTACAAATAGGTAAAGATTTTAGTACTTGGATGACAGACCGTATAAATCAATATAATTTTAAAGAGGGTGAGGATTTTGTTTGCTCCCCAATTTTGGGGAGCAAAGGTCGAGGTGGTCATAACCGCAAAGAATACCACCTCACCTTAGACATGGCTAAAGAGCTATCAATGGTAGAACGTAACGACAAAGGCAAAGAAGCCCGCCAATATTTTATTAGATGTGAGAAAAAGTTAAAACAACCTAATACCGCTAATATCACGGAGGTATTAAATAACCCAGACAATTTAAAAGCATTATTATTAGATAACGTTAATAAAGTTATAAAATTACAAGAAATAGTTAAAGAACAAGAACCAAAAGTTAAGGCTTTAGAACATTTAACACGTGCTGATGGATTACTTTGTATTACTGATACTGCTAAAGTTTTAAACATGCGCCCTAAAGATTTATTCCAATATTTACAAAAACACAATTGGATTTATAAACGCGCAGGTACAAGTAATTTTATCCCTTATCAAGACAAGTTAAAGTCTGGCTTAATGGATTGTCCTACCACAACAATACATCGTCCTGATGGAAGTGAAAAAATCATAGCTCAAGCAAAAATCACAACCAAAGGCTTAGCAATATTATCTGAAAAATTACAAGCAACACAGGTAGCATAA
- a CDS encoding Rha family transcriptional regulator translates to MSSHEIATLCNKRHDNVMRDIKKMLEDLYAEKDLLKFEGIYFDKYKKQQKCYHLPKRECLILVSGYSTTLRAKIVDRWLELEQQHVIPIAKLAIEDQEEVIYQLPADERELPIRIKDCIRKHAEQLSNVYRLEAEKYLTKRTYGNAVGSKREVTHSKIDKCLKTVLYLDVVDTALAQNRISHHILFTALRASLTRDIKAIEKIHLSADKQRGKAM, encoded by the coding sequence ATGTCTAGTCATGAAATTGCAACATTGTGTAATAAAAGACATGATAATGTTATGCGTGATATCAAGAAAATGTTAGAGGATTTGTATGCTGAAAAAGATCTCCTCAAATTTGAGGGCATCTATTTTGATAAGTACAAAAAGCAACAAAAATGCTATCACCTACCTAAACGCGAGTGTTTAATTTTAGTATCTGGTTATAGCACAACACTAAGAGCAAAGATTGTTGACCGCTGGTTGGAATTAGAACAACAGCACGTTATTCCTATAGCTAAACTAGCAATAGAAGATCAAGAAGAAGTTATATATCAATTACCAGCTGATGAAAGAGAGCTACCAATAAGAATAAAAGACTGCATTAGAAAACATGCAGAACAATTATCTAATGTTTATCGTTTGGAAGCTGAAAAATATTTAACCAAACGTACATATGGTAATGCTGTTGGTAGTAAAAGAGAAGTAACACATAGTAAAATTGATAAATGTTTAAAAACTGTTTTATATCTTGATGTAGTAGATACAGCTTTAGCACAAAATCGTATTAGTCACCATATCTTATTTACTGCTTTACGGGCATCACTCACTAGAGATATTAAAGCTATAGAGAAAATACACCTTAGTGCAGACAAACAACGAGGAAAAGCTATGTAG
- a CDS encoding Panacea domain-containing protein yields MHEVQKIANFFLEKARTEDIYISPMKILKLVYLAYGWVIALTKKKLFSEKIEAWGHGPVIPSLYHEFKCYGNRSIANYSNIYDLDSGEIITPTLSKEERKSDTGKILNIVWESYKNYSAWQLREESHVAGSPWHKVYDCTNPYSNPPLEDEDIRTYFERTINVYIRESRKKQCH; encoded by the coding sequence ATGCATGAAGTTCAAAAAATAGCTAACTTTTTTTTAGAGAAAGCAAGAACTGAAGATATCTATATTTCTCCTATGAAAATATTGAAATTAGTCTATTTAGCTTATGGATGGGTTATAGCACTAACTAAAAAAAAGTTATTTTCTGAGAAAATAGAAGCTTGGGGGCACGGACCAGTTATTCCATCTTTATATCATGAATTTAAATGTTATGGTAATAGGTCTATAGCAAATTATTCTAATATTTATGATTTAGATAGCGGAGAAATTATAACTCCTACCCTAAGTAAAGAAGAAAGAAAGAGCGATACTGGAAAAATATTGAATATAGTTTGGGAGTCATATAAAAATTATTCTGCTTGGCAGTTGCGGGAAGAATCGCACGTAGCAGGAAGCCCATGGCATAAGGTTTATGATTGTACTAACCCCTATTCTAATCCACCGCTTGAAGACGAGGACATTAGAACATATTTTGAAAGAACCATAAATGTCTACATCAGAGAATCTAGAAAAAAGCAATGCCATTGA
- a CDS encoding ASCH domain-containing protein has product MKIILSIKPEFVDKIFSGEKKYEFRKSIPKRLGISNVVVYSTLPVGKVIGEFTFRKILSLTPNALWDITKDSSGITKEFFDDYFRDKSLAHAFEIDSFNLYSAYLDISEILPSGLPPQSYCYID; this is encoded by the coding sequence ATGAAAATTATTTTATCAATTAAACCTGAATTTGTAGATAAGATTTTTTCTGGTGAGAAAAAATATGAATTTAGGAAATCCATTCCTAAGAGACTAGGTATTAGCAATGTAGTAGTTTATTCTACCTTACCTGTAGGAAAAGTAATAGGTGAATTTACTTTCAGAAAGATATTATCTCTTACTCCTAATGCATTATGGGACATAACAAAAGATTCTTCTGGTATAACTAAAGAATTTTTTGATGATTATTTTAGAGATAAATCTTTAGCTCATGCATTTGAAATTGATAGCTTTAATCTTTATTCAGCTTATCTTGATATATCTGAAATATTACCCTCTGGATTACCGCCTCAATCATATTGTTATATTGACTGA